In Mycolicibacterium alvei, a single window of DNA contains:
- a CDS encoding DUF5078 domain-containing protein codes for MSNRTSVTNLIRTGIAACAVAGSLATAGIAGADATDDYPIPNRILRTPCTAEQIMAAARDVEPVYYERYMIDYNNKPVADQQGAQDRIHWFFSMDYAGRRQYSENMATNAFFENMSWRWPNWAKLFFNNKGVAANTTDICQSYPPNDMSVWDWH; via the coding sequence ATGTCCAACCGCACGAGCGTCACAAACCTGATCCGCACCGGCATCGCCGCCTGCGCCGTGGCCGGCAGCCTGGCCACCGCCGGCATCGCAGGCGCCGACGCCACCGACGACTACCCCATCCCCAACCGCATCCTGCGCACCCCCTGCACCGCCGAACAGATCATGGCCGCCGCCCGCGACGTCGAACCCGTCTACTACGAGCGCTACATGATCGACTACAACAACAAGCCCGTCGCCGACCAGCAGGGCGCCCAGGACCGCATCCACTGGTTCTTCTCCATGGACTACGCCGGCCGCCGCCAATACTCCGAGAACATGGCCACCAACGCCTTCTTCGAGAACATGTCCTGGCGCTGGCCGAACTGGGCCAAACTGTTCTTCAACAACAAGGGCGTCGCCGCCAACACCACCGACATCTGCCAGAGCTACCCACCCAACGACATGTCGGTCTGGGACTGGCACTGA
- a CDS encoding DUF732 domain-containing protein, which yields MKLAGLAVIGAAAAIAFAAPAQAEIDTDFANELHTFGIYGQRDYNAWIAKIMCKRLHNGVDHTAQDSVGFVKKQLAKDSSDAQAWQFTGTAINYYCPDQRSVYEQAAH from the coding sequence ATGAAGCTTGCAGGGCTGGCAGTGATCGGTGCCGCGGCGGCAATCGCCTTCGCCGCTCCCGCACAAGCCGAGATTGATACAGATTTCGCCAATGAGCTGCACACCTTTGGCATCTACGGGCAGCGCGACTACAACGCCTGGATCGCCAAGATCATGTGCAAACGACTGCACAACGGCGTCGACCACACCGCCCAGGACTCGGTCGGCTTCGTCAAGAAGCAACTGGCCAAGGACAGCAGCGACGCCCAGGCCTGGCAGTTCACCGGCACCGCCATCAACTACTACTGCCCCGATCAGCGCTCCGTCTACGAACAGGCCGCGCACTAA
- a CDS encoding alkaline phosphatase family protein, translating into MEPARPDPDAPHLADVVPSVLAAMGAPGFDARIPWAGPIRGACVLLIDGLGADLLAAHAADAPVLTGMSDQASSPTLHVGFPSTTAAGLAAIGTGHRSGEHGFVGYSFRVPGAGPEFDVINALRWRPHPWGPDLRDRVVPEQLQPMPTTFEQARAAGFEVSVVSGAQYAGSGLTRAVLRGGRYVGVHALGDLAAEIIAAVAGSGFCYGYHADLDLVGHLHGPGSPAWRMQLRQVDRLVESVLEALPSECLLTVVADHGMVAVDPAAAVDIDESTPLRDGVVAVGGEARARHIYTADGAADDVLSAWRTTLADSAWVMSRSEAIAAGWFGPRVRDDVRSRIGDVVAAACGSTALLRRQAEPLESALIGHHGSLTHAEQYVPLLSAIG; encoded by the coding sequence GTGGAGCCCGCGCGTCCCGATCCCGATGCACCCCACCTGGCCGATGTGGTCCCGTCGGTGCTCGCCGCGATGGGTGCACCCGGGTTCGATGCGCGGATTCCCTGGGCCGGCCCGATCCGCGGAGCCTGCGTTCTGCTGATCGACGGACTCGGCGCCGACCTACTGGCCGCCCATGCCGCCGATGCACCGGTCCTGACCGGCATGTCGGACCAAGCTTCCAGTCCGACACTGCACGTCGGGTTCCCGTCCACCACGGCAGCGGGATTGGCGGCGATCGGCACCGGACACCGCTCGGGTGAACACGGATTTGTCGGTTACTCGTTCCGGGTCCCCGGGGCCGGCCCGGAATTCGATGTGATCAATGCACTTCGGTGGCGCCCCCATCCGTGGGGACCCGACCTTCGCGACCGGGTGGTGCCCGAACAGCTCCAACCGATGCCCACCACCTTCGAACAGGCCCGAGCGGCCGGTTTCGAGGTCTCGGTCGTATCGGGCGCCCAGTACGCCGGGTCCGGACTGACCCGGGCGGTGCTGCGCGGTGGACGTTACGTCGGCGTTCATGCCCTCGGCGATCTCGCTGCCGAGATCATCGCGGCCGTCGCAGGCAGCGGCTTCTGCTACGGATACCACGCCGACCTCGACCTGGTGGGCCACCTGCACGGACCCGGATCGCCCGCCTGGCGAATGCAGTTGCGGCAGGTCGACCGCCTGGTGGAGTCGGTGCTGGAGGCATTGCCGTCGGAGTGCCTGCTGACCGTGGTGGCCGACCACGGCATGGTCGCCGTCGATCCTGCGGCGGCAGTGGACATCGACGAAAGCACCCCACTCCGCGACGGGGTGGTTGCCGTCGGTGGTGAAGCCCGTGCCCGGCATATCTACACCGCTGACGGTGCGGCCGACGATGTGCTCAGTGCATGGCGCACCACCCTGGCGGATTCCGCGTGGGTGATGTCTCGGAGCGAGGCCATCGCGGCGGGTTGGTTCGGACCTCGGGTACGTGACGACGTCCGGTCCCGAATCGGTGATGTCGTCGCCGCGGCGTGCGGTTCAACCGCATTGCTGAGACGCCAGGCCGAACCCCTGGAGTCGGCATTGATCGGCCATCACGGTTCGCTCACGCATGCCGAGCAATATGTCCCCTTGCTGTCGGCGATCGGCTGA